A window from Neoarius graeffei isolate fNeoGra1 chromosome 14, fNeoGra1.pri, whole genome shotgun sequence encodes these proteins:
- the csf3a gene encoding colony stimulating factor 3 (granulocyte) a, translating to MNINMYFYLGIYFALSTLGRLVLPAPVPETQHTLDTKDMEVMRSSEFQDAAENALSLIMKIISKIPAVHKSLIYTKTLSLDESDLSTLQFLKETLDLPEPSPLQPLSDNFALDISLGRIFEGLTLHKILLKVISELPHFKSEKLSELLYDLRDTLLQIHKMQQHFIKATNGPEKVTESQLREDLAPKIENEYISQVAAHLALIQLREFTRDVSRSLQSMIISPVEHEPEDS from the exons ATGAATATTAATATGTACTTCTATCTCG GTATATACTTTGCTCTAAGCACTTTGGGAAGACTTGTGCTTCCAGCGCCAGTACCGGAGACTCAACACACACTGGATACTAAGGATATGGAGGTCATGAGAAGCTCTGAATTTCAGGACGCTGCTGAGAATGCGCTCAGCTTGATCATGAAGATAATCAGCAAAATTCCTGCGGTGCACAAATCTCTAATCTACACTAAG ACGCTGTCTTTAGACGAGAGTGATTTGAGCACATTGCAGTTCCTCAAGGAGACCCTGGATTTACCAGAGCCAAGTCCTCTTCAGCCCCTCTCAGACAACTTCGCACTG GACATTTCCTTGGGCCGCATATTTGAAGGTCTCACGTTGCACAAGATTCTGCTGAAGGTGATCAGTGAGCTGCCACACTTTAAGTCCGAGAAGCTGAGTGAACTCTTGTATGACCTGCGAGATACCTTACTGCAAATCCACAAG ATGCAGCAGCATTTCATCAAGGCAACGAACGGACCAGAGAAGGTAACGGAAAGCCAGCTGCGTGAAGATTTGGCTCCAAAAATAGAGAATGAATACATATCCCAGGTGGCGGCACATCTGGCCCTGATTCAGCTGAGAGAGTTCACCAGGGATGTCAGCCGCAGCCTCCAGAGCATGATTATCTCTCCGGTAGAACATGAGCCTGAAGATTCATAA